The following coding sequences lie in one Pseudomonas sp. B33.4 genomic window:
- the cysT gene encoding sulfate ABC transporter permease subunit CysT: MSRRISPVIPGFGLTLGYTLVYLSLIVLIPLAAMFVHAAQLTWDQFWTIISAPRVLAALKLSFGTALCAAIINGIIGTLLAWVLVRYTFPGRKVIDAMIDLPFALPTAVAGIALTALYAPAGLVGQFAADLGFKIAYTPLGITLALTFVTLPFVVRTVQPVLADIPREVEEAAACLGAKPLQVFRHILVPALLPAWLTGFALAFARGVGEYGSVIFIAGNMPMKTEILPLLIMVKLDQYDYTGATAIGVLMLVVSFVLLLLINLLQRRIETP, translated from the coding sequence ATGTCGCGTCGTATCTCCCCCGTCATACCCGGCTTCGGGCTGACGCTTGGCTACACCTTGGTGTACCTCAGCCTGATTGTGCTTATCCCGCTGGCGGCGATGTTCGTCCACGCCGCCCAACTCACCTGGGATCAGTTCTGGACGATCATTTCCGCGCCACGGGTGCTGGCCGCGTTGAAGCTGAGCTTCGGCACCGCGCTGTGTGCGGCGATCATCAACGGGATCATCGGTACGTTGTTGGCCTGGGTGCTGGTGCGCTACACCTTCCCGGGGCGCAAGGTGATCGACGCGATGATCGATCTGCCGTTCGCCCTGCCGACAGCGGTGGCCGGTATCGCGCTGACCGCGCTGTACGCGCCGGCCGGACTGGTCGGGCAATTCGCTGCCGACCTCGGTTTCAAAATCGCTTACACCCCGCTCGGTATCACCCTAGCGCTGACCTTCGTCACGCTGCCGTTCGTGGTGCGCACGGTGCAACCGGTATTGGCCGACATTCCCCGTGAAGTCGAAGAAGCCGCCGCGTGCCTCGGTGCGAAACCCTTGCAGGTGTTCCGCCACATCCTCGTGCCCGCTCTGCTGCCCGCCTGGCTGACCGGTTTTGCCCTGGCGTTCGCCCGTGGCGTTGGCGAGTACGGTTCGGTGATTTTCATCGCCGGCAACATGCCGATGAAAACCGAGATCCTGCCGCTGCTGATCATGGTCAAACTCGACCAATACGATTACACCGGCGCCACCGCTATCGGCGTGCTGATGCTGGTGGTTTCCTTCGTCCTGTTGCTGCTGATCAACTTGCTGCAGCGGCGCATCGAAACCCCATAA
- a CDS encoding sensor domain-containing diguanylate cyclase, with the protein MVNNNQKDSSLPQWPEAAQTLMALMHAQGEVARLSEREQLFSSLLVSVNAVLWAFNWETRQVLYVSPAYERIFGSSAGLLLADYNQWRDSIYPDDLEYAERSLAEVLHKGAVEDREYRIIAADGQVRWLSDKCFINRQDEPGQPVIIVGIAEDITDKKQMETELHRLATTDVLTQSSNRRHFFECANREFEEARVQGSQMAFLLLDIDDFKMINDTYGHPEGDNVLQRIAECGRGSLRRGDLFGRIGGEEFAAVFPGCAPDMAMQVAERLQQEIQRLSFSHDGQTYGITVSQGLTSLTEADESLDSLFARADAAMYEAKRQGKNRIISA; encoded by the coding sequence ATGGTCAATAACAATCAAAAAGACTCATCCCTCCCGCAGTGGCCCGAGGCCGCGCAAACCCTGATGGCGCTGATGCACGCCCAAGGCGAGGTAGCCCGCCTGAGCGAACGCGAACAGCTGTTCAGCTCGCTGCTGGTCAGCGTCAACGCCGTGCTCTGGGCGTTCAACTGGGAAACACGGCAGGTGCTGTATGTCAGCCCCGCCTACGAACGGATTTTCGGGAGCTCCGCCGGCCTCCTGCTCGCCGATTACAACCAATGGCGTGACAGCATCTACCCCGACGACCTGGAATACGCCGAACGCAGTCTCGCCGAAGTCCTGCACAAAGGTGCGGTGGAGGATCGCGAATACCGCATCATCGCCGCCGACGGCCAAGTGCGCTGGCTCAGCGACAAATGCTTCATCAACCGTCAGGACGAGCCCGGGCAACCGGTGATCATCGTCGGCATCGCCGAAGACATCACCGACAAAAAGCAGATGGAAACCGAGCTGCATCGCTTGGCAACCACCGACGTGTTGACCCAAAGCAGCAATCGCCGGCATTTTTTCGAGTGCGCCAACCGCGAATTTGAGGAGGCGCGTGTGCAAGGCTCGCAAATGGCCTTTCTGCTGCTGGATATCGATGATTTCAAAATGATCAACGACACCTATGGCCATCCGGAGGGCGACAACGTGCTGCAACGGATTGCCGAGTGCGGACGCGGCTCGTTACGTCGAGGTGATCTGTTCGGACGGATTGGTGGGGAAGAGTTTGCGGCGGTGTTTCCGGGTTGCGCCCCGGATATGGCTATGCAGGTCGCCGAACGGTTGCAGCAGGAGATTCAGCGTCTGAGTTTCAGCCATGACGGCCAGACGTACGGCATCACTGTCAGCCAAGGATTGACCAGTCTGACCGAGGCAGACGAAAGCCTCGACAGCCTGTTCGCCCGCGCGGATGCGGCCATGTATGAGGCCAAGCGACAGGGCAAGAATCGCATTATCTCTGCCTGA
- the cysW gene encoding sulfate ABC transporter permease subunit CysW, whose amino-acid sequence MSQSSIAAASSANAARRGSATSRRILIGLGWLVFFLFLLLPLFIVVSQGLKNGLGAFFTAIFEPDALSALKLTVFAVLISVPLNLVFGVSAAWCVSKYSFRGKSMLVTLIDLPFSVSPVIAGLVYVLMFGAQGLFGPWLQDHDIQIVFALPGIVLATIFVTVPFVARELIPLMQEQGTQEEEAARLLGANGWQMFWHVTVPNIKWGLIYGVVLCTARAMGEFGAVSVVSGHIRGVTNTLPLHVEILYNEYNHVAAFAVASLLLILALFILLAKQWSENRINRLRASAAEE is encoded by the coding sequence ATGTCCCAATCGTCTATTGCGGCCGCCTCTTCGGCCAACGCTGCACGCCGTGGCAGTGCCACTTCGCGCAGAATCCTGATCGGCCTTGGCTGGCTGGTCTTTTTCCTGTTTCTGCTGCTGCCGTTGTTCATCGTCGTATCGCAGGGTTTGAAAAATGGCCTCGGTGCGTTCTTCACCGCGATCTTTGAACCGGACGCGCTTTCGGCACTGAAACTCACCGTGTTTGCAGTGCTGATTTCGGTGCCGCTGAACCTGGTGTTCGGCGTCAGCGCCGCGTGGTGCGTGAGCAAATACTCGTTCCGTGGCAAGAGCATGCTGGTGACGCTGATCGACCTGCCGTTCTCGGTGTCGCCGGTGATCGCCGGTCTGGTCTACGTGCTGATGTTCGGTGCGCAGGGCCTGTTCGGGCCGTGGTTGCAGGATCACGACATCCAGATCGTCTTCGCCCTGCCGGGCATCGTGCTGGCGACGATTTTCGTCACCGTGCCGTTCGTGGCCCGTGAGCTGATCCCGCTGATGCAGGAACAAGGTACGCAGGAAGAAGAAGCCGCGCGCTTGCTTGGCGCCAATGGCTGGCAGATGTTCTGGCACGTCACCGTCCCCAACATCAAATGGGGCCTGATCTATGGCGTGGTGCTGTGTACTGCGCGGGCCATGGGTGAGTTCGGTGCGGTGTCGGTGGTTTCCGGGCACATTCGCGGGGTGACCAACACCTTGCCGCTGCACGTCGAGATCCTCTACAACGAATACAACCACGTGGCCGCGTTCGCCGTGGCGAGCCTGTTGCTGATCCTGGCGCTCTTCATCCTGCTGGCCAAGCAGTGGAGCGAAAACCGTATCAACCGCCTGCGCGCCAGCGCCGCGGAGGAATAA
- the dibA gene encoding phosphodiesterase DibA, with translation MPATYRDALRAALLYLVLAAIWLQGTDHLLNNFFDNSVDLARWQLINGYLFAAVSAGLIFLARARLCEFLGIGARLRERHADRERLRQAAAVFDCTREGVLVTNRDGLIVHVNRAFMEITGYQREEVLGQQPSLFKSGHHPPGFYQAMFATLESQGEWSGEIWNRRKSGEIYPQWQTIRVIHDDQGRLSHYVAVFSDISAIKDSEHELKHLAHHDPLTDLPNRLLFSDRAEQALASAQIHKRGCALLMLDLDHFKMINDSLGHNVGDRLLKAVAARLQALFGPGITLARLGGDEFAVLAESCPQLVQAAALAQRILDALKEPFCVDGHELFINASIGISLFPSDALSAEQLLRNADAALFKAKSSGRNGYALYTEELTAHAQQRVEIAFELRRALEQQELRVYYQPVHDLKTSRLIGVEALVRWQHPVRGLVSPAEFIPIAERTGLIAEIDAWVMQQACRQMCQWQQAGIVLSFVAVNVSSRLFARRELYQQVAQVLRETGLDPAYLELEVTESAVMDDPEVALEQMHRLRELGIRLAIDDFGTGYSSLLRLKRLPVQKLKIDQGFVAGLPWDEDDAAIVRVIIALARSMGMQVHAEGIEQVEQAAFLLEQECDLGQGYWFGRPSPAVEIDWDRAPLIG, from the coding sequence ATGCCTGCCACTTACCGCGATGCTTTGCGTGCAGCGCTGCTCTATCTCGTGCTTGCCGCTATCTGGCTGCAGGGCACTGATCATTTATTAAACAATTTCTTCGATAACTCCGTCGATCTTGCCCGATGGCAACTGATCAACGGTTACCTGTTTGCGGCGGTCAGCGCGGGGCTGATCTTCCTGGCGCGCGCGCGTTTGTGCGAGTTCCTCGGGATTGGCGCGCGTTTGCGTGAGCGTCACGCTGATCGCGAGCGCTTGCGCCAGGCGGCGGCGGTGTTCGATTGCACCCGTGAAGGCGTGTTGGTGACTAACCGTGATGGACTGATCGTGCACGTCAACCGCGCGTTCATGGAGATCACCGGCTATCAGCGTGAAGAGGTGCTTGGTCAACAGCCGAGCCTGTTCAAGTCGGGCCACCATCCGCCGGGTTTTTATCAGGCGATGTTCGCCACTCTTGAATCGCAGGGCGAATGGAGCGGCGAGATCTGGAACCGGCGCAAAAGTGGCGAGATTTATCCACAGTGGCAGACCATTCGGGTCATTCACGATGATCAGGGCCGGCTCAGCCATTACGTGGCGGTGTTCTCCGATATCAGTGCGATCAAGGATTCCGAGCATGAGCTCAAACACCTCGCGCACCACGACCCGCTGACGGATCTGCCCAATCGTCTGTTGTTCAGCGATCGCGCCGAACAGGCGCTGGCCTCGGCGCAGATTCACAAGCGCGGCTGTGCGTTGCTGATGCTCGATCTGGATCATTTCAAAATGATCAATGACAGCCTCGGTCACAACGTCGGCGATCGTTTGCTCAAGGCCGTGGCGGCGCGGTTGCAGGCGCTGTTCGGCCCCGGCATTACACTGGCCCGCCTCGGTGGCGATGAGTTCGCGGTGCTGGCGGAAAGTTGTCCACAGCTGGTGCAGGCGGCCGCGTTGGCGCAACGCATTCTCGATGCGCTGAAGGAGCCGTTCTGCGTCGATGGTCATGAACTGTTCATCAACGCCAGTATCGGCATCAGCCTGTTCCCCAGTGACGCGTTGAGCGCCGAACAGTTGTTGCGCAATGCCGACGCGGCGCTCTTCAAAGCCAAGAGCAGCGGCCGCAACGGTTACGCCTTGTACACCGAAGAACTCACCGCCCACGCCCAACAACGGGTGGAAATCGCTTTCGAGCTGCGCCGCGCGCTTGAGCAGCAGGAGCTGCGGGTTTACTACCAACCCGTGCATGACTTGAAAACCAGTCGCCTGATCGGCGTCGAAGCGTTGGTGCGCTGGCAGCATCCGGTGCGTGGTCTGGTGTCGCCGGCAGAGTTCATTCCGATCGCTGAACGCACCGGGTTGATCGCCGAGATCGACGCTTGGGTGATGCAGCAGGCGTGTCGACAAATGTGCCAGTGGCAGCAGGCTGGAATCGTGCTGTCGTTTGTCGCGGTGAATGTTTCGTCACGATTGTTCGCTCGTCGTGAGTTGTACCAACAGGTGGCGCAGGTGTTGCGCGAAACCGGGCTGGATCCGGCGTATCTGGAGCTGGAAGTCACCGAGAGCGCGGTGATGGATGATCCAGAGGTGGCGCTGGAGCAGATGCATCGTTTGCGTGAGTTGGGCATTCGCCTCGCCATCGATGATTTTGGTACCGGGTATTCATCGCTGTTGCGACTTAAGCGCTTGCCTGTGCAAAAGTTGAAGATCGATCAGGGTTTCGTCGCCGGGCTGCCGTGGGACGAGGATGACGCAGCGATCGTGCGGGTGATCATCGCGCTGGCCCGGAGCATGGGCATGCAAGTGCATGCCGAGGGTATCGAGCAGGTCGAGCAGGCGGCGTTTCTGCTCGAGCAGGAATGCGATCTGGGGCAAGGATACTGGTTTGGGCGGCCGAGTCCGGCGGTCGAAATCGATTGGGATCGTGCGCCATTGATTGGTTGA
- the desA gene encoding delta-9 fatty acid desaturase DesA, which yields MWYEGFLGLSAWSLVAVTLLMTHVTIVAVTVYLHRYSAHRSLELNAGLKHFFRFWLWLTTAQNTREWTAIHRKHHAKCETEDDPHSPVIKGLSTVLRTGAELYRAEAQNPETLRIYGKNCPEDWIERNVYSRYPLLGVAIMGVIDLLLFGTIGITIWAIQMMWIPVWAAGVINGLGHAVGYRNFECRDAATNLVPWGILIGGEELHNNHHTYPNSAKLSVKKWEFDLGWAWIKVFSFLRLAKVQRVAPIAHRVEGKGSLDMDTAMAILNNRFQIMAQYRKLVIGPLVKQELAKVDHSVRHQFHRAKRLLSRETSLLEDRHHLRIQTMLEHSQALKVIYEKRLALQQIWVKTSSNGHDMLAAIKEWIHEAEASGIQSLREFADQLKTYSLRPAAV from the coding sequence ATGTGGTACGAAGGTTTTCTTGGCTTGTCGGCCTGGTCTCTGGTCGCAGTCACCTTGCTGATGACCCACGTGACAATTGTTGCCGTCACGGTCTATCTGCACCGCTACTCAGCCCATCGCTCGCTGGAGCTGAATGCTGGCCTGAAGCACTTTTTCCGTTTCTGGCTGTGGCTGACCACAGCGCAGAACACCCGCGAGTGGACCGCCATCCACCGTAAACACCACGCCAAATGCGAAACCGAAGACGACCCGCACAGCCCGGTCATCAAGGGTTTGTCGACGGTACTGCGTACCGGCGCCGAGCTGTACCGCGCCGAAGCCCAGAACCCGGAAACCCTGCGCATCTACGGCAAGAACTGCCCCGAAGACTGGATCGAACGCAACGTCTACAGCCGCTATCCGCTGCTGGGTGTGGCGATCATGGGCGTCATCGACCTGCTGCTGTTCGGCACCATCGGCATCACCATCTGGGCGATCCAGATGATGTGGATTCCGGTGTGGGCCGCCGGCGTGATCAACGGCCTGGGCCATGCGGTCGGCTATCGCAACTTCGAATGCCGCGACGCGGCGACCAATCTGGTGCCGTGGGGCATCCTGATCGGCGGTGAAGAACTGCACAACAACCATCACACCTACCCTAACTCGGCCAAACTGTCGGTGAAAAAGTGGGAGTTCGATCTCGGTTGGGCGTGGATCAAAGTCTTCAGCTTCCTGCGTCTGGCCAAGGTTCAGCGTGTGGCACCAATCGCCCACCGCGTCGAAGGCAAGGGCAGTCTGGACATGGACACCGCCATGGCCATCCTCAACAACCGCTTCCAGATCATGGCCCAGTACCGCAAATTGGTGATCGGTCCGCTGGTCAAGCAAGAGCTGGCCAAGGTCGATCATTCGGTGCGCCACCAGTTCCACCGCGCCAAGCGTCTGCTGTCGCGGGAAACCAGCCTGCTGGAAGATCGTCATCACCTGCGCATCCAGACCATGCTCGAGCACAGTCAGGCGTTGAAGGTAATTTACGAAAAACGCTTGGCCCTGCAGCAGATCTGGGTCAAGACCAGTTCAAATGGCCACGACATGCTCGCCGCCATCAAGGAATGGATTCACGAAGCCGAGGCCAGCGGTATCCAGTCCCTGCGCGAATTCGCTGATCAGTTGAAAACCTACTCGCTGCGCCCTGCGGCGGTCTGA
- a CDS encoding response regulator, translating to MTAVDLPAVPRVLIAEADPWSRDLLKQVLLNVRCDARLDLCADGQQAMSMLSEIPYDLAIVDWELPGVDGLSVLRSVRQRKRNPPLPFILMSSRNDSASVREAIPLAPTAYLTKPLNMESLTERLQGLLLNAGEEVFCEVPALAPGMTLSVFLERRREQADGAPLMTDVQVAVKRSLNPSGLDLKLLEDEIKTDPQITAVLIAAANSAAQHHGAPVQTLAQALHRLGTGQSMNLILGLALKRSAKLSDPCLADYAERYWGLSLHTAEYARTLARLLDLDQERCYCAGMLHRLGDLALLRCLQEWQQAGGELDELEEVGEALAEFGAAYGSALRTRWRLPLELRELIASVYQLGGGVYSREALVMNMAAQMAHLTEHEGVEELAKSRTARLLKIGLPELMRMRK from the coding sequence ATGACTGCCGTTGATTTACCCGCCGTACCGCGAGTGCTGATCGCCGAGGCTGATCCGTGGTCTCGCGACCTGCTCAAACAAGTGTTGCTGAACGTGCGTTGCGATGCGCGGCTGGATCTGTGTGCCGATGGCCAGCAAGCCATGTCGATGCTCAGCGAAATTCCTTATGACCTGGCCATTGTCGATTGGGAGCTACCCGGCGTCGATGGCTTGAGCGTGTTGCGCAGCGTGCGGCAGCGCAAACGCAATCCGCCGCTGCCATTCATTCTGATGAGCAGCCGCAACGACAGCGCCAGTGTGCGTGAAGCCATTCCGCTGGCACCGACGGCGTATCTGACCAAACCGCTGAACATGGAAAGCCTGACTGAGCGTTTGCAGGGTTTGTTGCTCAATGCCGGTGAGGAAGTGTTCTGTGAGGTGCCGGCATTGGCGCCGGGCATGACTCTGTCGGTTTTCCTTGAGCGCCGCCGAGAGCAGGCTGACGGCGCGCCGCTGATGACCGATGTGCAAGTGGCGGTCAAACGCAGCCTCAACCCCAGCGGGCTGGATCTGAAGCTGCTGGAAGATGAAATTAAAACCGATCCGCAGATCACTGCTGTGTTGATCGCTGCGGCCAACAGCGCCGCGCAACACCACGGCGCGCCAGTACAAACCCTGGCGCAGGCCCTGCATCGGCTGGGCACCGGGCAAAGCATGAACCTGATCCTGGGCTTGGCGCTCAAGCGCAGTGCCAAGCTCAGTGATCCCTGTCTGGCCGATTACGCTGAGCGTTACTGGGGGCTGTCGCTGCACACCGCTGAATACGCGCGCACCCTGGCGCGCCTGCTCGATCTCGATCAGGAGCGCTGTTACTGCGCTGGCATGCTGCATCGCTTGGGTGATCTGGCGTTGCTGCGTTGTCTGCAGGAATGGCAGCAGGCCGGTGGTGAACTGGATGAGCTGGAGGAAGTCGGCGAGGCGCTGGCCGAGTTCGGTGCCGCTTATGGTTCGGCCCTGCGCACCCGCTGGCGTTTGCCATTGGAGCTGCGTGAGCTGATTGCGTCGGTCTACCAGCTCGGTGGCGGTGTGTATTCCCGTGAAGCGCTGGTGATGAACATGGCAGCGCAGATGGCCCATCTGACCGAACATGAAGGCGTTGAGGAACTGGCGAAGAGCCGCACGGCGCGGTTGCTGAAGATAGGCTTGCCGGAATTGATGCGGATGCGTAAATAA
- a CDS encoding DUF962 domain-containing protein, which yields MKSLVDHLSQYAAYHRDPRNIASHFIGIPLIVVAVAVLLSRPEWSLGGLWISPAVIVALASAWFYLRLEVKLGVLMTVLMGLSVWAGHVLAQQSTLVWLSSGLAMFVVGWVIQFVGHHYEGRKPAFVDDVSGLIVGPLFVVAELAFMLGMRHELKEQIEARAGVVRVNPNKKAAA from the coding sequence ATGAAAAGCCTCGTCGACCATCTCAGTCAATACGCTGCCTACCACCGCGATCCGCGCAACATCGCCAGCCACTTTATCGGCATTCCGCTGATCGTGGTGGCCGTTGCGGTGTTGTTGTCACGGCCGGAATGGTCGCTGGGCGGGTTGTGGATATCTCCAGCTGTGATCGTGGCGCTGGCCTCGGCGTGGTTTTACCTGCGTCTGGAAGTGAAGCTCGGGGTGTTGATGACGGTGCTGATGGGCTTATCCGTCTGGGCCGGGCATGTGCTGGCGCAGCAGAGCACCCTGGTCTGGCTGAGCAGCGGCCTGGCGATGTTTGTAGTGGGCTGGGTGATCCAGTTTGTCGGGCATCACTATGAAGGGCGCAAACCAGCGTTTGTCGATGATGTGTCGGGGCTGATTGTCGGGCCGCTGTTTGTCGTGGCCGAGTTGGCGTTCATGCTCGGGATGCGGCATGAGTTGAAAGAACAGATCGAGGCGCGGGCGGGGGTGGTGCGGGTTAATCCGAACAAAAAAGCGGCGGCTTAG
- the oscA gene encoding sulfur starvation response protein OscA, with protein MSASLRSVDGQDESTILREIQSALRDLRFGAVEITVHNAQVVQIERKEKFRLQQPGKQPG; from the coding sequence ATGAGCGCATCCCTTCGCAGCGTTGACGGTCAGGACGAAAGTACCATCTTGCGTGAAATCCAGAGCGCCCTGCGCGATCTGCGTTTCGGCGCGGTGGAGATCACTGTGCATAACGCGCAAGTCGTGCAGATCGAACGCAAAGAGAAATTCCGTTTGCAGCAACCGGGTAAACAACCGGGCTGA
- a CDS encoding sulfate ABC transporter substrate-binding protein, whose translation MSSIRRYALAALASAVFAGSAVAKDYELLNVSYDPTRELYQDYNAEFIKFWQKDHAGDTVKIQQSHGGSGKQGRAVIDGLRADVVTLALAGDIDEIAKLGKTLPADWQKRLPEASTPYTSTIVFLVRKGNPKGIKDWGDLVKNDVSVITPNPKTSGGARWNFLAAWAYGLKANGGDEAKAKEYVQTLFKHVPILDTGARGSTITFVNNGQGDVLLAWENEAFLALKEDGGADKFDIVVPSLSILAEPPVAVVDKNAEKKGNEQIAEAYLKHLYSPAGQEIAAKNFYRPRDKDVAAKYAQQFPKLELVTIDKDFGGWKTAQPKFFNDGGVFDQIYQAQ comes from the coding sequence ATGTCGTCGATTCGCCGTTACGCTTTGGCCGCGCTGGCCAGTGCCGTGTTTGCCGGTTCCGCCGTTGCCAAGGATTACGAACTGCTCAACGTGTCGTATGACCCGACGCGCGAGCTGTATCAGGACTACAACGCAGAATTCATCAAGTTCTGGCAGAAAGATCACGCCGGCGACACTGTGAAAATCCAGCAATCCCACGGCGGTTCGGGCAAGCAGGGGCGTGCGGTGATCGACGGTCTGCGCGCTGACGTCGTGACCCTGGCCTTGGCTGGGGACATCGACGAAATCGCCAAACTCGGCAAGACCCTGCCCGCCGACTGGCAGAAGCGTCTGCCGGAAGCGAGCACGCCGTACACCTCGACCATTGTGTTCCTGGTACGTAAAGGCAACCCGAAAGGCATCAAGGACTGGGGCGATCTGGTCAAGAACGACGTCTCGGTGATCACCCCGAACCCGAAAACCTCCGGCGGTGCGCGCTGGAACTTCCTCGCCGCGTGGGCCTACGGCCTGAAAGCCAACGGCGGTGACGAAGCCAAAGCCAAAGAATATGTGCAGACCCTGTTCAAGCACGTGCCGATCCTCGACACCGGTGCACGCGGTTCGACCATCACCTTCGTCAACAACGGTCAGGGCGACGTGCTGTTGGCCTGGGAAAACGAAGCGTTCCTGGCGCTGAAAGAAGATGGCGGCGCCGACAAGTTCGACATCGTCGTGCCTTCGCTGTCGATCCTCGCCGAGCCGCCAGTGGCGGTGGTCGACAAGAACGCCGAGAAGAAGGGTAACGAGCAGATCGCCGAAGCCTATCTGAAGCACCTGTACAGCCCGGCCGGTCAGGAGATCGCGGCGAAGAACTTCTACCGTCCGCGTGACAAGGACGTGGCTGCGAAGTACGCCCAGCAGTTCCCGAAACTCGAGCTGGTGACCATCGACAAAGACTTCGGCGGCTGGAAAACCGCGCAACCGAAATTCTTCAACGACGGTGGCGTGTTCGACCAGATTTATCAGGCGCAGTAA
- a CDS encoding Crp/Fnr family transcriptional regulator — MQIRSRLMTGQWFSHLPASFQDSLLTAARERRLTAGQRLFQRGDAPCGLYAVLDGAVRIGAVSEQGKEALLSLVEAPHWFGEICLFDGQPRTHDAFAVGPCTLLNIPQATLLKLLDENPVYWRHLALLMSHKLRLTFINLEQLSLLPAPARLAHRLLMIAEGYGELDAPRRVLQLPQEQLASMLSLSRQTTNQILKDLQGQGIIGLGYGEIEILDAKRLRALATI; from the coding sequence ATGCAAATACGTTCGCGATTGATGACCGGGCAGTGGTTCAGTCATCTGCCGGCGTCCTTTCAGGATAGTCTGCTGACGGCGGCCCGGGAGCGGCGGCTGACGGCGGGGCAACGTTTGTTCCAGCGCGGTGATGCGCCGTGCGGCTTGTATGCGGTGCTCGACGGCGCGGTGCGCATCGGTGCGGTGAGCGAGCAAGGCAAAGAGGCGTTGTTGAGTCTGGTCGAGGCGCCGCACTGGTTCGGCGAAATCTGCCTGTTCGATGGTCAGCCTCGTACGCATGACGCCTTTGCCGTCGGGCCGTGCACCTTGCTCAACATTCCTCAGGCGACGCTGTTGAAGTTGCTTGATGAAAATCCAGTGTACTGGCGGCATCTGGCGTTACTGATGAGCCACAAACTGCGCCTGACCTTTATCAATCTTGAACAACTGAGCCTGCTGCCGGCGCCGGCGCGTCTGGCCCATCGCTTGCTGATGATCGCCGAAGGCTACGGCGAACTCGACGCGCCACGCCGGGTGCTGCAACTGCCGCAGGAGCAGTTGGCGTCGATGCTGTCGCTGTCGCGCCAGACCACCAACCAGATTCTCAAGGATTTGCAGGGGCAGGGGATTATCGGGCTCGGGTATGGCGAAATCGAAATCCTTGATGCCAAGCGATTGCGCGCCCTGGCAACAATCTGA
- a CDS encoding sulfate/molybdate ABC transporter ATP-binding protein, with product MSIEVRNVSKNFNAFKALDNISLDIHSGELVALLGPSGCGKTTLLRIIAGLETPDQGNIVFHGEDVSGHDVRDRNVGFVFQHYALFRHMTVFDNVAFGLRMKPKNQRPSESQIATKVHELLNMVQLDWLSDRYPEQLSGGQRQRIALARALAVEPKVLLLDEPFGALDAKVRKELRRWLARLHEDINLTSVFVTHDQEEAMEVADRIVVMNKGVIEQIGSPGDVYENPASDFVYHFLGDSNRLLLSDDNHVLFRPHEVSLSKHELEDHHAAEVRDIRPLGATTRVTLKVEGQTDLIEAEVVKDHDSLIGLAKGETLFFKPKVWQKVASL from the coding sequence ATGTCGATCGAAGTGCGTAACGTCAGCAAGAATTTCAATGCCTTCAAGGCGCTGGACAACATCAGCCTGGACATCCACAGCGGTGAGCTGGTCGCGCTGCTCGGCCCGTCGGGCTGCGGCAAGACCACGCTGCTGCGAATTATCGCCGGTCTGGAAACCCCGGATCAGGGCAACATCGTTTTCCATGGCGAAGACGTTTCCGGCCACGACGTGCGTGATCGCAACGTCGGTTTCGTGTTCCAGCACTACGCGTTGTTCCGTCACATGACCGTGTTCGACAACGTCGCGTTCGGCCTGCGCATGAAACCGAAAAACCAGCGCCCGAGCGAAAGCCAGATCGCGACCAAGGTTCACGAACTGCTGAACATGGTGCAGCTGGATTGGCTGTCGGATCGTTACCCGGAGCAGTTGTCCGGTGGACAGCGTCAGCGTATTGCGCTGGCTCGCGCCTTGGCAGTTGAGCCGAAAGTGTTGCTGCTGGATGAGCCGTTCGGCGCCCTCGATGCCAAGGTACGGAAAGAGCTGCGCCGCTGGTTGGCGCGTCTGCACGAAGACATCAATCTGACCTCGGTGTTCGTGACCCACGACCAGGAAGAGGCGATGGAAGTCGCTGACCGTATCGTGGTGATGAACAAGGGCGTGATCGAGCAGATCGGCTCACCGGGCGACGTTTACGAAAACCCGGCCAGCGATTTCGTTTATCACTTCCTCGGCGATTCGAACCGCTTGCTGTTGAGCGACGACAACCACGTGCTGTTCCGCCCGCACGAGGTGTCGTTGTCCAAGCATGAGCTGGAAGATCACCATGCGGCTGAGGTGCGTGATATTCGGCCGTTGGGCGCGACCACGCGGGTGACGTTGAAGGTAGAAGGGCAGACTGATCTGATCGAGGCCGAAGTGGTCAAGGATCACGACAGCCTGATCGGTCTGGCCAAGGGTGAAACGCTGTTCTTCAAACCCAAGGTCTGGCAGAAAGTCGCCAGCCTCTAA